The segment TCGAAACACCATACATCCGCCATTCCCAGCGAACTTCTTTGCCGCTTTCGAGCCTGTCGCTGCCATGGGTGAACCAGAATTTCGTGGTGATCGCCGGATCGACGATGGCTTCGAACACGTCGGCAACCCGCCGCCGGATCAGCATGCCGGCTTCGGCGACCGGTGCCTCACGGATTTCCATGTTGTCCTCCTCTTGAAGTCGACGCAGCCTCTGTCAGCGGGCGTCGGGGTCACCAGGCGTCGGGTTCTCGCACCAGGTGAATGATGTTGGCCGGATTGGTGATCCAGCCGCCGCGAAAACCTTCGCCGAGCGCCTCGATGGCGTCGCAGCGCACAACGCCGGCCTTGGCGAGATGATCGGCCGCGGCCGCAAAATCGTCGGTGAACAACTCCAGCCAGATCTCGGCCTGGCTCAGCATCGGGGCCTCGTCGAGCCACAGGCGATTGGGGCCGAGCTCGAAACCGACGGCCGGCGCCTTCGCCGTGAACGGTTTCAGGCCGACGACATCGCGGTAGAAGGCGATCGTCTCCTGGTATTGGTGAGGCGGCACTTTCATGGCGATGTTGATGCCGCCGGTGATTTTCGCAGCCATTGTTTGCTCCGTCTTCTCAGATATTGTCTTCATTGGCGGGCTCGCCCTTCATCTCGCTGCGATAGTAGCCGTCGCGCAAATTGATGCCGTATTCGACATAGGCCTTCATGCAGGCCAGCATTTGCGACCAGCCCTCGCAATTGAGGTAGGATTTTTTCAGACCGACCGCGTCCTCGTGCCAGCCGGCCTCGGAGATGGTGACGAAGGTGCCGCCGTCGTCCAGCGGCTCGAAATTCATCTCGATGCGCGTCTTGTAAGCCGGCTTGCGGTCGGCGTCGGTGGCGTCCCAGCGCAACACGATGCGGCTGTCTTTCTCCACCTCATCGACCTCGACCGGGACCTTGCCCCACCAGACGACCCTGGCGCCGGCCACCAGCGGGGCACTGGCGCCGCCGATGGTGGTGAAATAGCCGCTGAGCTTGTTCGGATTGACGACCGCATCGAAGACTTCGGCGACCGGTTTGCCGATGCGGCCCGAAACTCTGAATCCAAGAGACATATCCACAGCTCCTTCCTTGATCAGAACCGCATTATGTTATAAAAATATAACATGTCAAGCAAAACGCAGGACGACAATGTTTTCAAGGCGCTGGCGCATCCGCGCCGGCGTGCGCTGCTCGACGAGCTGAAGGACGCGCCGCGGACCACCGGCATGCTGTGCGATGCCTTTCCCGACATGGACCGCTGCACCGTCATGCTGCATCTGAAAGTGCTGGAGGAAGCCGACCTGGTGGTGGCGCGGCGCGAGGGGCGCGAACGCTGGAACCATCTCAATGCGCTGCCGATCAAGCAGATCCACGACCGCTGGATCAGCCAGTATGCCACGCATGCGATCAGCATTCTCGACCGGCTGAGATCCGATCTGGAGGGGTGAGCGGCCGCAGGCATGCAGCTGGCCGGCGTGTTGAGCACCGCCCTTGCGGCGCGGCTGGACGAATTGAGCCGATTTATCTATAAGCCGGCCATTCCGAGACAGAGCGCCGTACGTCCATCCGGACGCAGCAGGGACGTTCTGAGATTTTGAATTCGAGCATTTTGGCAAAGGCGAGGTGACTACCTCGCTGCAGGATGCTCCGCCAAGAAGACGACAGGGGTGCCATGGCTGGCCATTCACAGTTCAAGAACATCATGCACCGCAAGGGCCGCCAGGATGCGGTGCGGTCGAAAATGTTTTCCAAGCTGGCGCGCGAAATAACCGTCGCCGCCAAGAGCGGCACGCCGGATCCGTCGATGAACCCGCGCCTGCGTCTTGCCGTGCAGAACGCCAAGGCGGTGTCGATGCCGAAAGACAACATCCAGCGCGCCATCAACAAGGCGTCGATGGGCGATGCCGAGACTTACGAAGCCGTGCGCTACGAAGGCTACGGGCCAGGCGGCGTCGCGCTGATCGTCGAGGCGCTGACCGACAACCGCAACCGCTCGGCGTCGAATGTGCGCGCCGCCTTCACCAAGGCCGGCGGGGCGATGGGCGAAACCGGCTCGGTGTCGTTCATGTGGGACCGTGTCGGCGAGATTTTTTATCCGGCGTCGGTCGGCAGCGCCGAGAAGGTCATGGACGCGGCGATCGAGGCCGGAGCCGACGACGTCCAGTCGGACGAGGAAGGTCACACGATCTATTGCGCTTTCGAGAATCTCGGCGAAGTGTCGAAGGCGCTGGAAGGCGCGCTCGGCGAGGCTGAATCGGTGAAGCCGATCTGGAAGCCGCAAACCAGCATTGCGGTCGACGAGGAGCGGGCACAGTCGCTGATGAAGCTGGTCGCCACGCTCGAGGACGATGACGACGTGCAGAGCGTCTACGCCAATTTCGAGGTCGACGACGAAACCATGGCGAAACTCAGCGCTGCATGAGCACAGCTCAGTCCGAGATATGAGCGGAGTTCAATCTGACATGGCCGAAAAGGTGCTGCCCACCATCCGCATCAGCTATTGCGTGCAGTGCCACTGGCTCTTGCGGGCCGGCTGGATGGCTCAGGAGCTGCTTTCGACCTTCGCAACGGATCTGGGCGAAGTCACGCTGGTGCCCGGCACCGGCGGCATCTTCACCATTTCCTGCAACGACACCCTGATCTGGGACCGCAAGCGGGACGGCGGCTTTCCCGATGCCGCAAGGCTCAAGCAGCTGGTTCGCGACGTGATCGATCCGGACCGCGATCTTGGCCATGTCGACCGCAAGATCGACAAGTCAACAGAAAAAGATACCACGTCAAAAAACCCTGCCTGACGCAGGGTCCCTGCATTTCACCGCCACGCCATGATGAAGCAGGCCAGTGCTGCGATGGCAGTGATGGTGCGGACGTGGTTCCACATCACCCAATCCCTGAGATAGGTGGTCCACACAGCGGCGCCGTTGGCGCTCGCCGGATCGACGGCGGCCAGCGCGTTGTTGAGCGGCACGTTAAAGATCATCGTCACGATCAGGTTGCCGACGAGATAGACCAGGGCGCCGGCGAGAATCCAGAATGAACCCGGTTGGCCCCAGCCGATGACAGCGCCGACGGCAAGCACAAGGCAGATCAGTCCGGTGCCGAAGAGCGCGGTCATGAACATCGGCGTCACCGCAGTGACATTGATCGAATTCATGGCGGCGATGCCGCCCGCGGCCGGCATGCGGGCGAGGCCCGGCATGACAAAGCTGGAGAAGGCGAAGAAGACACCAGCGACGACGCCTGAGCCGAGCGCGGAGATGAAGGTGAGGCTGGGAAGCAGTTTCATGATCATGTCAGTCACTCCAGATGCCCGTAGCAGCAGTTTCGGATGCATAGGCGGAAAAGTCCTTTGGGGCGCGGCCGAGCACGCGCTCGACGCCGTCAGTCAGCGCCTCGTTGCGGCCGTCGAGCACTTCGGTGAACAGCTCGTTGAGCAGCCAGGCGAACTCGGCCGGCAAGTTGTACCCGGCTACAGCGGCGGTGAACTCGGCATGCGAAATCCTGACGAAGCGAATGTCGCGGCCGGCCGCGTTGCCGATCT is part of the Mesorhizobium sp. L-2-11 genome and harbors:
- a CDS encoding YebC/PmpR family DNA-binding transcriptional regulator, coding for MAGHSQFKNIMHRKGRQDAVRSKMFSKLAREITVAAKSGTPDPSMNPRLRLAVQNAKAVSMPKDNIQRAINKASMGDAETYEAVRYEGYGPGGVALIVEALTDNRNRSASNVRAAFTKAGGAMGETGSVSFMWDRVGEIFYPASVGSAEKVMDAAIEAGADDVQSDEEGHTIYCAFENLGEVSKALEGALGEAESVKPIWKPQTSIAVDEERAQSLMKLVATLEDDDDVQSVYANFEVDDETMAKLSAA
- a CDS encoding SelT/SelW/SelH family protein — encoded protein: MAEKVLPTIRISYCVQCHWLLRAGWMAQELLSTFATDLGEVTLVPGTGGIFTISCNDTLIWDRKRDGGFPDAARLKQLVRDVIDPDRDLGHVDRKIDKSTEKDTTSKNPA
- a CDS encoding anthrone oxygenase family protein is translated as MIMKLLPSLTFISALGSGVVAGVFFAFSSFVMPGLARMPAAGGIAAMNSINVTAVTPMFMTALFGTGLICLVLAVGAVIGWGQPGSFWILAGALVYLVGNLIVTMIFNVPLNNALAAVDPASANGAAVWTTYLRDWVMWNHVRTITAIAALACFIMAWR
- a CDS encoding SRPBCC domain-containing protein, coding for MSLGFRVSGRIGKPVAEVFDAVVNPNKLSGYFTTIGGASAPLVAGARVVWWGKVPVEVDEVEKDSRIVLRWDATDADRKPAYKTRIEMNFEPLDDGGTFVTISEAGWHEDAVGLKKSYLNCEGWSQMLACMKAYVEYGINLRDGYYRSEMKGEPANEDNI
- a CDS encoding ArsR/SmtB family transcription factor — translated: MSSKTQDDNVFKALAHPRRRALLDELKDAPRTTGMLCDAFPDMDRCTVMLHLKVLEEADLVVARREGRERWNHLNALPIKQIHDRWISQYATHAISILDRLRSDLEG